The Carassius auratus strain Wakin unplaced genomic scaffold, ASM336829v1 scaf_tig00214963, whole genome shotgun sequence genomic interval tgggccacatcccgagctcggagccctacacccggacagcacgccaaatacgcataacattactgaattaatatatGTAGATGTGAACTCATGAACAAgactttattaattacattttaagctgttctaacacacacaaaactgtttcTTTTGGAAAAGGGTTAATTCTAAACGCAGAGTAAACAATCAAATCATGAAATATGGCAGTATTTGATATTCAGCAAACCAGCATCAGATCAAAAGAAACATCAGTTTCTTTGttctaacacatttgtgaaaatTAGAAGGTCACACTTGCACTTGCACATGTTGAAAGAGTCCTGATGAAACTTGTTGAGGCTTCAGTTGATCTTAAATGATGTTTAAAATGCACTGAGAAGATCAGTTTGATGCAGAAAGTCTTTGATGAGTGGAAAGATGAGGCCACAGACTTAGAGATCCTTCAAAGACTTCTCTCTCTTCATCATCTTCACATCAGaattatctttctttctttcttgctttcttaactcatgctattttaagaattgtcatgattgaaatgtatttattttcaatactCAATGTTTAGATTTAGTTAGTTactttcatgtttttgtctgtccGTGAAGACTATGTAGATTTAGCGGAAGTAAAACTACATAAtcttaaaacagcattttaaaacaatctgATATTTGTGATgcataacatatttaattaatttagtatgGCATAAATCAATATAAGTATGACATAAATCAGTTTTTTAGGGTGTGTTTACATGAAAATGACTAAAAAGTGTGTATTATATTGGAAGGACAATAGCTGACAATGTCACTTTGAAAAGAAACACTGCACACTTTTGCAcatgcattttattcatttatttatgtatttatgtacagaGCACTTGTATACTATAAACGTAATATGCATACACATGACGTGATCATTTTCACAAATATGTTTCATTGTAGAAAATATTGCTATTGTTTtgaaaaacttgcactttgaaacatGTTAACATGTCAGAAATTCATGCAGAACATTtaacaacaaaatcaaaagttaTAGTATAATTATagataagaatatatatatatatatatatatatatatatatatatatagagagagagagagagagagagagagagagagagagagagagagagagagagagagtaaagatAAGCGgtttaaaaagtaactaagtacaGTGCCTTATCGTTTAAATGAACACATTCCCACCATTATGTCCCACCACCATAATTCTATCATGATTTACAGTTTTCTTCTCTGAACCTTAGAACTGATGggtatttcagttatttttttctgtttgatgAGATTGCACCATTAAAAAACAAGGAATCAAAAACTCAATCGAAGGATGAAAAGTAAAATCCATATTTTTAGGTAAATTTGCAGAAGAGAGTGAAAATGGAAGAATGatcatttgaaattttaaaagaAACCTTGGCAAGTTTTCAGTGAAGCAAAATAGTTTGAtaacataattaattaaaataaaaaagccaaatattttatttagtacaattaataaagtgatttttaatttattttctattaattgcctagaggtatttatttattttttttagcaaataacgTTGATGATCTTCTGTCACAGATTACCCCACGTACATCTTTATGTTCAGAGTTAAATCATAGGAGTTCATTAATAGTTTTGAGCATATTTCTTTCTATCACAGTTTAAGCATGAACGCACACTTGACCAGCAATTCTGATTCTGGAAAGGTACAGCAGTTATCCTAATTTTACTCAATGTAACAGGTGCATTTGATACCGTTATGTCATATAATCAATTTCAGTTTGCTTTGGAGATTTCTGCATTGAGTTTAAGGTTCATGGGATTGTTTTTAAAGCGTTGCATGACATCTCCCCAAAATATGTTGTTGACCTTTTGATTCCTTATTAAAATAGAAGAAATATGAGATCTTTGAGTCCGATGATTCTTCATGTTCCTAAAACTAGATTCAAATTAAAGAGTAAATAGGGAGTTCTCGTTGGCTGTCCTCTTCTAATGCACATCAAATCTTCTCCATCTGTGGATGCTTTTAAGTCTAGATTAAAATCACACATTATAAGTAGAACTGATTAATGATCAGGACCGATTTTTTTTGTCAGACTGTATGTAATTGTTTTGTCATTAATGATGTTGGAAAGCACTTTGATCAAAtgcagttgttttaaatgttttttagaaaTCAAATTCgtattttattgatttgtattatatttcatttcCTGCTTATTATTTTTCCGGAATTTAATCCTTTACATTATTGAACAGGAACCTTGAATTAAAggatctttctctttttcttatttCAGGTTTGTAATCCTTCCAATCATCTAGAAGCGCTCTTCCTGTGGAAACCTTACTGATGATCTCTGCCTTCTCCCTGACTTCTCTTAAAGACCGAATGCGATCTTGAAATCCAGGCTTAGCCTCTTGTTTCTCAGACTCAATCATCAGATCAATGTAGTCGGGGGTCGACAGAGGATTGGGTTTGAGGGCGATTTCCTGAAGACGCTCCAAGGACTTTTGAGATTTCTCTATTAGTTCAGTCACAATATCCTGGACAACCTGAAACTCCTTTTCAAGCTCTTCCAAGATCTTTTCTTTTGACATGACCTGTCCATGCGCATCCTCAAATCACTTTTTTAAATCCTGATaagtttcctttctcttttctgTGACATAATCCCATTTGTACTTCTGATTAAAGTGCACATTCCAGACACACTTTCCTGGACAGACAGTGCACTTTCCATCTTTAAAAACTATGCACTTATATTTATCACCGTCATTTGCATATTCACATTTATCATAACATGTGAAGTGACATTTTTGGCAGTTGGTTAAGTAGTAGCTAGTTTTGTTTTCAATCTGTTTTGGGACAGTTACttctaattcaaattcaaaatcctTGTTTGCATCCATCTCAGCCTTGTGCTGCTCCAAAGCAGCTCTTCTCTTCTTGATTTCATCCAGTTTTTTCAGACCAGCAATGATATGGGGCTGGAGACCCTGCAAATACACTTCTAGCTGCTGACGCTCTTTTAATACCTTCTGTGTGAGAGACAGGCTCTGGGTTTTCATTGTTATAAGGGATGTGAAGAATTTCTTCATGCTGGAAAAACCCAACTTCCAGAACATTTCATCAAAGTTGTCACAGTCAGACTCCTCGTCATCTGCAGATCTGTTATTGGGGGAAAACAGAGCAGAGTTGTTGAACTTGAAGTGTAGAGGATCTCCAGACTCAGTGGTAGAGCAGGGCACATCAGCGACTTTGATGGCCTCGAGAACAGGAGGTCTTTTCCCATCTGCAAAGGTGACCAGCACAAGGATGTTCTGAGCAATGTCCTTCCCAAATATGGAAAGAATGGAGTCAAAGATATAGTTCTGTGTGTCTGTTAGACGGGCAAATGAAGTCTGCACtacaaaacacacagcatcaaTGCAGTCGATCCCTCCATGTGCAGAGAAGAACTCCTGAATCTGTGCTGTGATTTTCTGGTCATGTGAGATTCCTCTGGTGTCACCAAAGCCTGGTGTGTCCACAATGGTCAAAGAATATGGGACCCGGAAACCATCCATATAATTAATCTGGTATGCTGTGATCTCTGATGTCTGACTTTCAGCCTGAGATTTCTGCTTTCCTTCATCTATCAGCACAAACCGGAAGTCATCTTCCCACTCCACTCCCATAATGTAGTTGATCATGCTGTTAATCAGAGTGGTTTTTCCTGCACCTGTGGCTCCGATCATTATAATGGTCTTGTTCTCTTTTGTGATGTTTTTCCCAAATGTGCTTCTTCTGCAGAATCCATCACTGTTCTGCCATGTTTCATCTAGATTGAGTTTAAACAAGGGTAGGTTTTCATTGCTTCCACCTTCTATTTTTCTGCTCAAGTTGTTCTTTATATCATGTGCAACCCCAGGTCTAGTTGTCATTTTCTGTCCTTTCTCCATCTCTGGTTATAGGAAAAGGAAACAAATTAATTGGTATCTTTATGTGCAACCCTGTGCAAAATCATTCAAATGTCAAATGAATTAAAACTGTATCAGTTGTAACTGAATAATTTCTAACTTGACAGGTAATGTAGTGCAACAAAAGTTTCTATTGTTGTTTCAAAGCCATTTGCTGCTGTAAGTTTGCTCTTGTTCAATGAAGCTTAATTATGTgccttttaaatagtttttagagATCCTTGTTTCTCCTTTTGGGTTTTTCCTTTGTATAATTTTTGGTCTGGATATTCTTGTGTTTTTGGTTTTCTTgggaaaagggattttttttttttaccctttttccttttttaaataaattattttgatttcaaccTAAAATATTGTCTGACTATTGGGTTCAACATCCTTCTGTGGCTCAGTGGAGGCAAGGAAACCTTTTGTGCCAAGCTAGttatagcaggattgattctgattggctgtcaatgtttttatatttcatcattttGAAAAAATCCTTCTGAAAATGATGCAAATGATGTAAATGCATGTACAGCCGTCTGATCAGCATTAAATTATAAACAGGCCTAATACATCTAAAAGCAGCTTCTATCTCTGAAGGCTTAATTAATACtgatttatattgttatattacatGTATTCTAATTTAACATTATCATTTAAGAAGTTAACATTAAGAATGACAGAATGCCTAATATGATTAAATGGTTTATACATCTTTTTTTTGCCCCTAATAGGAAAGAAAATTTCTGACAATGATAGAATCATCTCTGGTTTATTTCTAGTAAGCGAGAGCAGGTTTGAAGTAAATTCGTGAGATAAATGGATATTTCATTTGTCAGATttcaatattaaatgaaaaaatgactGAGATATATGCTAATTCATAATAAAGATGACAGTCTTCTTTAGGCTATTCATTTATCTTATGTGACAATTAAGAATCAAAAAATTCTGCTGGCAGAATTTGGAAGAATATGAATCATTAAAGAACTTAGCACAAAAATCTGTAATTATCTTAAAGTCATTAGTTATTTCCCTATCAATACATAGTTGCTGAATGTAATTTTCCACTTGCAGCCTTTCCAACCTAAAGGAATTAGGCAGCAGAATTCAGCTCACCGTCCTCCAGCCAATTCTGACCAGATCTGACTTTAAAGCCATGGATTTACAGTAGGCCTACTGAGCATAATTAAATTTTAACCCTGATACTACATCAGTaattaatatctgaagaatgGCACACAGCAATAGATTAGCTGATGGTAAGGATTAGACATAACacaaggaataaattaatttgatttatttgtacagattgcaatgtaactaaaaataatgtaaatatgtaactttgtttgtttgtttgcatgtttgtttacatgtgcacTAGAACTGGTTGTAAGTGTGTATTGCTAGATCTTAAATTTCAACATAGAGCTGTGCAATAAAGCTGCTCTATTCTATAAATTTACTATAATGAAAGTGTCATATATTTAACTGTTACATTAACTGTCAGGTAAAATACtattacaaacattattacagtatgtcaaccattgcctttttaattacattgttacCTTGAAAATTGTTATATTGCGaagctaaatatattttacatgcagTAATGCACATGTATCTTCAAGAAAtatctaaaaacacatctcttccatctttcttTGACCCTCAAACTCTATCACTGTcttttctaattatattttatctatttttattaattttttataaaaaaaataaaacttgaccTTCTGTCACTTGCAGTGTTCATTTGTTTTCTAACTGcttgtttttcatatatatatatatatatatatatatatatatatatatatatatatatatatatatatgtatatatatatatatatatatatatatatatatatatatataattatttaataattaattatctacTTAAAATTTCCACCATACCAAAACAAGGGTTTAGCGGtatttcaaaggacatttaaaccatctctgaTTTTTCTTATATCATGTTATACTGTTGTTGGACAGAACTATCCATGTGGTCACAAAAAAAAAtcgtatttatattttttttatccccTGCGATGAAGTCGCAGAAGTGAGCACATAATGGAAAGCCTCTACAGTATTCTAATGTTCCAGATATAACTGTTTGTGTCCTGCTTTAACACTGGGTTTTGTTATAGGCCTAAACcataaatatttgactgaaacttGTTTAATATCTGTTTGTGTGTACTTTTAACTTTTCAAACCTCATATTTTCTATGATAGTGCTGAGAAAACACTGTGCTTAGCGAGTCACCCATCATGTGTTGGTAGAGGCGTGTACCACACATTGCTTTGCCGAttgagaaacgtgattggtaaCGGTTTGCCAGAATAAACCCTGACCATCGTCCCAGTTCACCTCCCCTCCCTATTATCTATCGCTGAACAGGTGACTGATATTCCCATTGCCACGTAATCCCGTTACACTTTACCATGATCATATGACATCAATATAACATTAACTCTTTCTGTCTACCACACATATTTATGGCATTTAGCAGGTGAAGACTTGTGTGATATAAGATGTGATTAAATATCAGGTAAACATAAAGTATATGACTCACCTGCACTGCTCCTCATATCGCTCTGAAAAACACATTTGATACTGATCAAAAACCGTCCTGACACAAACAGTAAGAGAAGTTATGTATAAAGTGCTCATGACACTATCTGATAAGGCTGCTGGCTGCAAACTGTAAACTGTATTTGTTCATACCTGTGTGTTGACTGTGATCACGTCACTCTCTCTGGTGTAGTTGAGTTTCCCCAGCGCTGCACACTTGATCTCATACTCAGCTCTTGATCTCAGATCAGTCAGAGTAACTGTGTGTTGATCCTTCAGCACAGCTTCAGATCTCCAGACTGAGTCCTGCTTCACTTTATACAGTAATCTGAGCTCCACTGTAGCAGGACATGATGGAGGAACCACCTTCAGGACCAcactctgacctttgacctctaaaGTGACTGGACAGACTGGTTTGGATGGAGGAGTAAAGCACACAGCttcatcactttcactttcatacagCAGAATACAGGAACCAGGATTATTCACCATTTCTTTGGAGGATATGATAAACTTTGCAGGTTTACAGTCCTTTGAATCAATTAAGCTCTTAAATATCTCCAAGTTTCTCCTCATGGTCTTCTGGATCTTGGCAGTGAGCCAAGACTTTTGCTTGATATCAGGGCTTATCTCtaccttttcttcttttgttgaaGAACTCAGATAGATCTTTtgtttctgaaggatgatgtctGAGCAGTCCAGAGATGTGAACGTGTAACTGACCAGATTCCCGACCTCCAGATCCATCATGATGGCATCTATGTTGTCTTCCACCTGTGCACCGTAATCCTCCAGCTGTCTGAGGACTGATTTAATGATCTcagactctctttctctctccttcagcCATTCTGTGAGGTCTCTATCATTGAATGGAGATTCTTCGTGTTCTTGAAGAAGATCATTCAGTGTTGTTTCATTCATCACGTCTCCACGGATGTTTGGCAGCACAGAGCAGAGCTTCTTCATGAGTCTCAACTTGTACTTGTAGCAGTTCTGCTTCATTTGCTGTATTTTATCATGAAATGCAGCAAAAGCCGCAGCAGGAGAGTCTTCCAGAAGATCACTGCATTTCATCTCAGCTGTATTTAAACTCTCAATCACTGATTCAGTTTCTTGGATTAGATCCATGCTGATGTCTTTCTGAAGTTTTGAAGCTCTTGAGTGAAGTTTGTGAAGAGGATAAAGCCAAACTCTCAGAGGAACCGCCAGCTTTTGGTTATCTTTCAGAAGATTTGGAAGATCAGCAAAAACCTTCATCGCATCTTCAAAAGTGGTTGGGTTAGACGGCAGCTGGAAGTCACCATAAAACGTACAAGTGAAGTTTTTGAATTCAGTATTCTCGATGTCATTCATGTCCAGGtcagcatttgcatttgcatttgcagaAATGATATCCATCAGTTTCTCCACAGCCATTTTAACTTCTCCTTTTACTGTTCTTTTCTCCTCATCTGAAGAAACTTGTCTGTCAAACACAAAGCAGGCATCTGCTCCATACAGTATTCCTGTTACTACATGTGTGGCATTATCATCATCAGGAATGTTTTCAGGAGGCAGCTGATTCACGGTCAGTTCTTTAAACTCGCAGGTTGAATGATAATGTAGCGTCAGTCTCTGCTGGATGAAAGACGTCTTGGTGTCTTTGAGATACTTTGCTGCTCCACTAACCTGGACGAGTCCACCTAAAACACTCAGGTTCAGTGCTCCTTCAATATTTAGTAACTTAGATTTGTCTTTAATGGAGTCTGAAGCTGTGACAGTGAAATTTGTATTAATCTGGGGACGAGCACAAATATTCTGCTCCATCTGTTCTTTATTCCAAAATCTGATTCCTGTGGGAGGAAAAAGTGTTTTAACTAAACagctgtataaataaaatcttttattccatgtgcacatttattttttcacactcACAGAGTTTTGACATATTCCTTCTCCATTTCAAAGTGTCTTTTATGGGGTTATTAGTTtagattgttatttttattagattatgCACTTGTATTAAATAGATGGTAGTGTTATTATCTTCTTTAAGCATCTCTGTGTAAAGGCTGTGTTGGTACCTGCTATTAACTCATCTTTTCTGCAGTCGTACAGCATGCCGAGCTGGAACGGTCTCCCAAGAGCAGCTGTCTCAATCAGATTCACTCCCACTGACTCCATACTACACACAATCAGATCAGAAAACAGGAGTTAGTGAGGTTACAGTTAATGTGAAGTTGCACATAATGTATTAAAAGAGAATGAAGAAAGAATAAAGATGGGTTTGTACCGGGTCAGTTCTAGACCCTTTTTAGGATAGTAGTCATTTATAaaggttttattcatttttgacaTGTCTGCTACTCCGCATTAATGAGGTTAGTAAATATTTCATGACACTGTCATGCGAAGAATGCAAAAGTTTTTGTCAAAAAGTTTGTTAAAGACACTCTTTGTCTTTATCTTGTGAATATTGCTTTATTAACGCCTGCATTCATTCTTTAACTGCAGCATGATTGTTTGTTCTACTCATATGTGattgattgtttttatatttatgctgCCAACATTCTTCAATACACAGCCACAACACTAGATGATGTTATCAGCAACTGTAGCAAGGCTATCACCTAATGATGCGTGGGTTGTTTCATAACCCGCGGGTTGAGGCATGTAAAGAAATTGGCACTTTATTTGTGGGGCAGGtcattaaaaatcaaaataacaaaaagatcaATGTGTGTTGCGTGCAATTccctatagcctatattaaa includes:
- the LOC113093306 gene encoding uncharacterized protein LOC113093306; the encoded protein is MESVGVNLIETAALGRPFQLGMLYDCRKDELIAGIRFWNKEQMEQNICARPQINTNFTVTASDSIKDKSKLLNIEGALNLSVLGGLVQVSGAAKYLKDTKTSFIQQRLTLHYHSTCEFKELTVNQLPPENIPDDDNATHVVTGILYGADACFVFDRQVSSDEEKRTVKGEVKMAVEKLMDIISANANANADLDMNDIENTEFKNFTCTFYGDFQLPSNPTTFEDAMKVFADLPNLLKDNQKLAVPLRVWLYPLHKLHSRASKLQKDISMDLIQETESVIESLNTAEMKCSDLLEDSPAAAFAAFHDKIQQMKQNCYKYKLRLMKKLCSVLPNIRGDVMNETTLNDLLQEHEESPFNDRDLTEWLKERERESEIIKSVLRQLEDYGAQVEDNIDAIMMDLEVGNLVSYTFTSLDCSDIILQKQKIYLSSSTKEEKVEISPDIKQKSWLTAKIQKTMRRNLEIFKSLIDSKDCKPAKFIISSKEMVNNPGSCILLYESESDEAVCFTPPSKPVCPVTLEVKGQSVVLKVVPPSCPATVELRLLYKVKQDSVWRSEAVLKDQHTVTLTDLRSRAEYEIKCAALGKLNYTRESDVITVNTQSDMRSSAEMEKGQKMTTRPGVAHDIKNNLSRKIEGGSNENLPLFKLNLDETWQNSDGFCRRSTFGKNITKENKTIIMIGATGAGKTTLINSMINYIMGVEWEDDFRFVLIDEGKQKSQAESQTSEITAYQINYMDGFRVPYSLTIVDTPGFGDTRGISHDQKITAQIQEFFSAHGGIDCIDAVCFVVQTSFARLTDTQNYIFDSILSIFGKDIAQNILVLVTFADGKRPPVLEAIKVADVPCSTTESGDPLHFKFNNSALFSPNNRSADDEESDCDNFDEMFWKLGFSSMKKFFTSLITMKTQSLSLTQKVLKERQQLEVYLQGLQPHIIAGLKKLDEIKKRRAALEQHKAEMDANKDFEFELEVTVPKQIENKTSYYLTNCQKCHFTCYDKCEYANDGDKYKCIVFKDGKCTVCPGKCVWNVHFNQKYKWDYVTEKRKETYQDLKK